A window of Aeromicrobium sp. Root236 contains these coding sequences:
- a CDS encoding biotin/lipoyl-binding carrier protein, producing MFAARAEIVANVWKIVAREGDQVGVGDVLAVLESMKMEIPVYAEASGFVSKVLVEVGQIVQEGDPLIEIDESHA from the coding sequence ATGTTCGCTGCGCGGGCCGAGATCGTCGCGAACGTCTGGAAGATCGTCGCCCGCGAGGGTGACCAGGTCGGGGTCGGTGACGTTCTGGCCGTCCTGGAGAGCATGAAGATGGAGATCCCGGTCTACGCCGAGGCGTCCGGGTTCGTCAGCAAGGTCCTCGTCGAGGTGGGGCAGATCGTCCAGGAGGGCGACCCGCTCATCGAGATCGACGAGAGCCACGCCTGA
- a CDS encoding thioesterase family protein gives MSATVVHELPMRWADLDSLNHVNNVVYLDYAAESRAMLADEGLLDGGAVVTRIAIDFLRPLLLTSRPVQVASTFEGAQLTQEISPQDSDTAFARVVTTFDEPQPLTRQSGAAGPLPTRVRRSDLDLSGAVSTTQMFELFQESRVLHLSQRLTEMTPGRFVVGHVDVAYAAPMPWRVEPYETYNWVSRVGSSSVTIESQLADGDQVMAQCRSILVGFDLESQRSRPLSDTEKSEFASLSLPG, from the coding sequence GTGTCCGCCACCGTCGTCCATGAGCTGCCCATGCGCTGGGCCGACCTGGACTCGCTCAATCACGTCAACAACGTCGTCTACCTCGACTACGCCGCCGAGAGCCGTGCGATGCTCGCCGACGAGGGCCTGCTCGACGGTGGTGCCGTCGTCACACGCATCGCGATCGACTTCCTCCGTCCGCTGCTCCTGACGTCCCGGCCCGTCCAGGTGGCGTCGACGTTCGAGGGCGCCCAGCTCACGCAGGAGATCAGCCCGCAGGACTCCGACACCGCGTTCGCCCGCGTCGTGACGACGTTCGACGAGCCACAGCCGCTCACGCGTCAGAGCGGCGCCGCCGGTCCGCTGCCGACGCGTGTGCGGCGCAGCGACCTCGACCTCTCTGGCGCCGTCAGCACGACGCAGATGTTCGAGCTGTTCCAGGAGTCTCGCGTCCTCCACCTGTCGCAGCGGCTGACGGAGATGACCCCCGGCCGGTTCGTGGTCGGGCACGTCGACGTCGCGTACGCCGCTCCCATGCCGTGGCGGGTCGAGCCCTACGAGACGTACAACTGGGTCAGCCGGGTTGGGTCGTCCTCGGTCACGATCGAGTCGCAGCTCGCCGACGGCGACCAGGTCATGGCGCAGTGCCGATCGATCCTGGTCGGGTTCGACCTGGAGAGTCAGCGCTCCCGGCCGCTCAGCGACACCGAGAAGAGCGAGTTCGCCTCGCTCAGCCTGCCTGGTTGA
- a CDS encoding globin codes for MSEQTTTFYEAIGGHDTIKLIVDTFYEGVATDEVLRPLYPEEDLGPAAHRFTMFLEQYWGGPTTYSEQRGHPRLRMRHAPFAVTPEARDRWLVHFREGLDRAKLSPELDAQFWAYVQHAADFMVNQAG; via the coding sequence GTGAGCGAGCAGACGACGACGTTCTACGAGGCGATCGGCGGGCACGACACGATCAAGCTCATCGTCGACACGTTCTACGAGGGCGTGGCGACGGACGAGGTGCTGCGGCCGCTCTATCCCGAGGAGGACCTCGGCCCGGCGGCGCACCGCTTCACGATGTTCCTCGAGCAGTATTGGGGCGGCCCCACGACGTACTCCGAGCAGCGGGGGCACCCCCGCCTCCGCATGCGCCACGCACCGTTCGCCGTGACGCCGGAGGCGCGCGACCGCTGGCTCGTGCACTTCCGCGAAGGGCTCGACCGGGCCAAGCTGTCGCCCGAGCTCGACGCGCAGTTCTGGGCGTACGTGCAGCACGCCGCCGACTTCATGGTCAACCAGGCAGGCTGA
- a CDS encoding mechanosensitive ion channel family protein: MSPLDVNWDLPAGTAYDWFVAAPLSILLIIVLGLALRWFINRAINRLVARAIKGTVPGVIANSKAGEFLADLRPGSNERRKQRAETMGSLLKSISTGVILSIVIVMVLAQLSVNIAPIIASAGIVGVALGFGAQNLVKDLLSGIFMILEDQYGVGDVVDLGEASGTVEAVGLRVTRLRDVNGTVWYVRNGEILRVGNQSQNWARTVLDITVDYEADLDRVQTVLEEEATAMYQDEQFHDVIIEQPEVWGVERFDKDGAVVRVVLKTAPLQQWLVARAMRQRVKARFDKEGIRIPTTFRTTIDEEPPA; this comes from the coding sequence ATGTCACCCCTCGACGTGAACTGGGACCTGCCCGCAGGCACGGCGTACGACTGGTTCGTCGCCGCGCCGCTGTCGATCCTCCTGATCATCGTCCTCGGTCTGGCGTTGCGGTGGTTCATCAACCGCGCGATCAACCGGCTGGTGGCGCGGGCGATCAAAGGCACGGTCCCCGGTGTCATCGCCAACTCCAAGGCCGGCGAGTTCCTCGCCGACCTCCGGCCGGGCTCCAACGAGCGCCGCAAACAACGCGCCGAGACCATGGGCTCGCTGCTCAAGAGCATCTCGACGGGCGTCATCTTGTCGATCGTCATCGTCATGGTGCTGGCGCAGCTCAGCGTCAACATCGCCCCGATCATCGCCAGTGCCGGCATCGTCGGCGTGGCACTGGGGTTCGGCGCCCAGAACCTGGTGAAGGACCTGCTGTCGGGCATCTTCATGATCCTCGAGGACCAGTACGGCGTCGGCGATGTCGTCGACCTCGGTGAGGCCAGTGGCACCGTCGAGGCGGTCGGCCTCCGCGTCACCCGGCTCAGGGACGTCAACGGCACGGTCTGGTACGTCCGCAACGGCGAGATCCTCCGCGTCGGCAACCAGAGCCAGAACTGGGCCCGTACGGTCCTCGACATCACCGTCGACTACGAGGCCGACCTCGACCGGGTGCAGACCGTGCTCGAGGAGGAGGCCACCGCGATGTACCAGGACGAGCAGTTCCACGACGTCATCATCGAGCAGCCCGAGGTCTGGGGCGTCGAGCGCTTCGACAAGGACGGCGCCGTCGTACGCGTCGTGCTCAAGACCGCGCCGCTGCAGCAGTGGCTCGTCGCCCGGGCCATGCGCCAACGGGTCAAGGCGCGGTTCGACAAGGAAGGCATCCGCATCCCGACGACCTTCCGCACCACGATCGACGAGGAGCCCCCCGCGTGA